The following are encoded together in the Penicillium digitatum chromosome 3, complete sequence genome:
- a CDS encoding NIMA-interacting protein TinC: MGLSFQNLGLSLLILVVFSSQAYAFGAGNIASLSRLEGQNWRHGDIEDVLLTLYMARVAGGKKFGKLDVKRVYFGNWLRDYSQAVDVGTVKYVSAEAIRILLWVLGFMSFGYGTGEFEVTTERLGCYQPTEHIDNPLGYATGEDARDYDRRLRGPVDEERELSVDPRTGLKHYIATEDLGIDTSAALIRRVFGQSIQMGRRYGQSRNKDDLYEALRLLGTGLHCLEDYAAHSNYTELSLIELGEIDVFPHVGRDTKLQVNGVADEVYPIVTGTFGGVDFFHSVLGELSDKTMQSEIESLENIVAHSENQDSSESFLQTLLSKIPDGLLGDSNDQTGQMDGFKSKADEAKHDGENVNPREPEEWTLYLNNVQRQIYPVLEWHDNLLKQINAAIEKIPILPGLIEQIQDQITLFVFSILAPYILPIIKQVKSELETGSSEVIQSSQEQQHIVFNDDDCSNPTHSMLSKDHFSNILNEPAGRVASAVVKWSVPQLMSCWDDEDADIDRTLDRIISGVFHHPALRKSGRDGAADMHQIMFSTVEKWWSEKNDEERDILREQLSRDGVLEGRNHKDGVQDCGHGCGKPLALPKSHGSSGEGQGSGGSGGSVIGNFAAEAVGGGAIGGILGGLVGGMGSLLLNNTGSNPDRESPGPQNYDSGNSYQSRPQHESHEQYGGDSFSQIQPPRHSGFSQSSEPSYGGYGQYPVHHEEYRPRPDGYEYQSETVYQQPPPRRDEYSSYAAPAENFHREEHHQYHSESQGYYQEQTWETYQSGQSEYQRSEVHYRYGGPPSREEYGQESSVYGRPQPGYNEFENSGYRPQEGYGQREGGDGYRAERQYEDEERTRYRSGSRGEGSDEEHSHRHHRHHRHHHHHHHHHERSGLDSD; this comes from the exons ATGGGTCTGTCTTTTCAGAACCTGGGCTTGTCCTTGTTGATTCTGGTCGTTTTCTCCAGTCAAGCATATGCATTTGGCGCTGGTAACATCGCCTCTCTTTCCCGCCTTGAAGGTCAAAACTGGCGTCATGGAGATATTGAGGATGTCCTTCTGACTCTCTACATGGCAAGAGTCGCCGGTGGTAAGAAATTCGGCAAGTTGGACGTGAAGCGCGTCTACTTCGGTAACTGGTTGCGTGATTACAGCCAAGCAGTCGATGTGGGTACCGTCAAATATGTTAGTGCCGAAGCCATCCGTATCCTACTCTGGGTGCTGGGCTTTATGAGCTTTGG ATACGGAACCGGAGAGTTTGAAGTTACGACGGAACGTCTAGGATGTTATCAACCCACGGAGCATATCGATAACCCCTTGGGATACGCCACAGGCGAGGATGCGCGTGACTACGATCGTCGACTGCGTGGCCCCGTTGACGAAGAGCGAGAGCTTTCAGTGGACCCCCGCACCG GCTTGAAGCACTACATTGCAACAGAGGACCTAGGCATCGACACCTCGGCTGCATTGATTCGCCGTGTGTTCGGTCAATCAATTCAGATGGGTCGTCGTTATGGCCAGTCTAGGAACAAGGACGACCTGTATGAAGCTTTACGACTGTTGGGCACTGGATTGCACTGCCTGGAAGATTACGCTGCCCACTCTAACTACACTGAGCTCAGTCTGATTGAACTTGGAGAGATAGATGTCTTCCCTCACGTCGGACGCGACACCAAACTACAGGTCAACGGTGTCGCCGACGAAGTCTATCCAATCGTGACTGGTACCTTTGGTGGAGTGGATTTCTTCCATTCCGTGCTGGGAGAGTTGTCCGATAAAACAATGCAGTCTGAAATTGAGTCCTTGGAGAATATTGTTGCCCATTCAGAGAACCAGGATTCTTCTGAGAGTTTCTTGCAGACTTTACTGAGCAAGATTCCCGATGGTCTACTTGGTGACAGCAACGACCAAACTGGCCAGATGGATGGCTTCAAGTCAAAGGCAGATGAAGCCAAACATGACGGCGAGAACGTCAATCCTCGTGAACCTGAAGAGTGGACTCTTTACTTGAATAATGTTCAGAGGCAGATCTACCCAGTCCTCGAGTGGCACGACAACCTACTGAAACAGATAAATGCGGCCATCGAAAAGATCCCAATCTTGCCTGGCCTGATTGAGCAAATTCAGGACCAAATTACCCTTTTTGTATTCTCTATATTAGCTCCTTATATTCTTCCCATTATCAAGCAGGTCAAGTCTGAGCTCGAAACAGGTTCATCCGAAGTGATCCAGAGCAGCCAGGAGCAACAGCACATTGTGTTCAACGATGATGACTGCTCAAACCCGACTCACTCAATGCTCTCAAAAGACCACTTCTCAAACATTCTGAATGAGCCCGCTGGTCGTGTTGCGTCAGCTGTTGTTAAATGGTCGGTTCCTCAGCTCATGTCATGCTGggacgatgaggatgccGATATCGACCGAACTCTTGACAGAATCATTTCTGGTGTTTTCCATCATCCCGCTCTTCGTAAATCTGGACGTGATGGAGCTGCTGACATGCATCAAATCATGTTCTCCACTGTTGAGAAGTGGTGGAGCGAAAAGAATGATGAGGAACGAGATATCCTCCGCGAGCAGCTGAGCCGCGATGGTGTCCTTGAAGGCAGGAATCATAAAGACGGCGTGCAAGATTGCGGGCATGGATGTGGCAAGCCGCTCGCTCTTCCCAAGTCTCACGGCAGCTCCGGTGAAGGCCAAGGGTCCGGTGGGTCCGGTGGGTCTGTCATTGGGAACTTTGCCGCCGAGGCTGTGGGAGGAGGTGCAATTGGCGGTATACTCGGTGGACTCGTAGGAGGCATGGGCTCTTTGCTTCTCAATAACACCGGCTCAAACCCTGATCGGGAGAGCCCAGGGCCTCAGAATTATGACAGTGGGAATTCTTACCAGAGTCGACCCCAACATGAGAGCCACGAGCAATATGGAGGGGACTCATTTAGTCAAATACAGCCTCCTCGCCATAGTGGATTTAGTCAGTCAAGCGAACCAAGCTACGGAGGCTACGGTCAGTACCCGGTTCACCACGAAGAATACCGTCCTCGTCCCGACGGATACGAATATCAAAGTGAAACTGTCTATCAACAACCGCCTCCGCGCCGCGATGAGTACTCTAGCTACGCAGCTCCAGCGGAGAACTTCCACCGCGAGGAgcaccaccaataccactCGGAAAGCCAGGGTTACTATCAGGAGCAGACATGGGAGACCTACCAAAGTGGCCAATCTGAATATCAGCGTTCAGAGGTACACTATAGATACGGAGGCCCACCTTCTCGCGAGGAATATGGACA GGAGTCCTCTGTGTATGGTAGACCGCAGCCTGGCTACAATGAATTTGAGAATTCTGGCTATAGGCCACAAGAGGGTTATGGTCAGCGAGAGGGCGGCGATGGATACCGCGCCGAGCGACAATatgaggacgaggagcgCACCAGGTACCGTTCGGGCTCTCGCGGTGAGGGCAGCGATGAGGAACATTCTCACCGACACCATCGACACCATCGACAccaccatcatcaccatcatcaccatgAACGATCTGGTTTGGATTCGGATTAG
- a CDS encoding D-lactate dehydrogenase, with amino-acid sequence MARADDSYSRESAFPVMKNRLAGESGSLQRPKKTRPGIETGRAASYHTLPSRDLNNSQDQFSFSDIAAYSHSSIKLKKRSSMASSMAIPDTIPGEQQWNSEQELMNASEHNISSEALDSRSYKNKSMKSKIHIKPILRKISRDGAPSTSIDLSRSSTDQEGLGIYMNFEREHPRSESLAGVPYKRTPSGLHNRSTSGTSQFSNGSGSATSKPGSQYVHPMRQTPRAYTPPLGQSYEESSHDSEELDENLDSEPASIQEARTSSGPALPRLSLQIQDDSFTRLPGISQTNVTSRPSFGYSRETDSTASPMSRTSLDFVFRSRTRTSTDPISRAATVQAARQAFEEKEAAKNRRLEKQQIKAEERGSRRLLKRHTSEDPESPVQSREEISEKPQRFIVHGSEEPSASWKSQSKSTWVLFMTWLRTRVFKLRRKIKKLN; translated from the coding sequence ATGGCACGCGCTGACGATTCATACTCCCGTGAGTCGGCCTTTCCCGTCATGAAAAACCGACTGGCGGGGGAGTCTGGATCGCTCCAGCGTCCTAAAAAGACGAGACCAGGCATTGAAACTGGACGGGCTGCCTCATATCACACTCTTCCGTCTCGAGATCTGAACAACTCCCAAGATCAGTTCTCCTTTTCCGATATTGCCGCCTACTCGCATTCTTCTATCAAACTCAAAAAGCGCAGCTCTATGGCTTCAAGCATGGCCATACCTGATACCATACCGGGTGAACAGCAATGGAACTCAGAACAGGAGTTGATGAATGCTTCTGAACACAATATATCCTCTGAAGCTCTCGACTCTCGCTCTTACAAAAACAAATCCATGAAATCTAAGATCCATATCAAGCCCATTCTGCGGAAAATCTCCCGGGATGGTGCACCTTCGACCTCAATCGATCTGTCCCGATCGTCCACTGACCAAGAGGGGTTGGGCATTTATATGAACTTCGAGCGGGAGCACCCGCGCAGCGAGTCCCTCGCAGGTGTTCCTTACAAGAGAACACCTTCCGGTCTTCACAATAGATCTACCAGTGGGACATCTCAGTTCTCAAATGGCTCAGGCTCGGCTACGAGCAAGCCCGGATCACAGTACGTGCATCCCATGAGACAGACGCCTCGAGCGTACACTCCACCATTAGGCCAGTCCTATGAGGAGTCGAGCCATGATAGTGAAGAATTGGATGAAAACCTCGACTCGGAACCTGCGTCTATCCAAGAAGCCCGTACTTCTTCAGGCCCGGCTCTACCCCGGCTGTCATTGCAGATCCAAGATGATTCTTTCACCCGTCTCCCCGGAATTTCACAAACCAATGTGACCAGTCGACCGTCCTTTGGGTACTCGCGGGAGACCGATAGTACTGCATCTCCGATGTCTAGAACGTCTCTCGACTTTGTTTTCCGATCCCGAACCCGAACTAGCACCGATCCGATCTCCCGTGCCGCTACGGTTCAGGCTGCCCGTCAGGCATTTGAGGAAAAAGAGGCTGCTAAAAATCGTCGGCTTGAAAAACAACAGATCAAAGCCGAAGAGAGGGGCTCCCGACGTCTTTTGAAACGACACACGTCGGAAGATCCTGAGTCTCCTGTGCAGTCCAGAGAGGAGATCTCTGAGAAGCCCCAGAGATTCATCGTACATGGGAGCGAAGAACCGTCGGCCTCGTGGAAATCCCAATCCAAAAGCACATGGGTTCTCTTCATGACCTGGCTTCGAACTCGAGTGTTCAAACTGCGACGAAAGATCAAGAAACTTAACTGA